CTGGCTCTGTCGTATAACAAGTAGGTACGTTTTCTATTTGATGTGCGTCTACCTTGCGGCCCGTGTTGAGTCTCAAGCTTCAAGAGAATATAGTGCTGCTAAAGTAACTTCAGGGCCAGGAGGCCAGACCGGAGCGGGGATCGGCTCCGAGAAGCTCCTGCCTTCAGGTAAATGGAGAAGGAGTGAGTTGATCCTGTCAAGCAGGCAAGAATGTCAAGAAAGGGGCTTCATCATCGATGTCGACTGGCACAGGCACAGGCACAGGCACAGGTACTAGCCCGGGCACAGGTCCCACTCAGAGAGCATCGTTCGAACCAGCCGGCAAAACGTCATTCGAAGAGGAAATGCGTTCCGCGGCTCGCTGGACGCGCCGGCGTGATATCCCGCTGGCCATTCTGGCCTGGATGGCTCTCGGCGTTTTGGCCTTATGGGGCATCAGCCATATTGCGCACTCGCTGCTGATGCTGGTAATCGCTGCCTTACTGGCCTATGCGATTGCCCCTGCGGTGCGCTTATTGGAGCGCTTTATGCCCCGGCTCGTCGCTATTCTGCTGGTTTATCTTGTAGTGCTTGGCGGGCTAAGTGTTCTTCTCTACTTTGTGATCACAACCACGATTGCGCAGATCCTCTCTCTGGCGCATTATGTACAGCAGATGCTGACCCCGAGGCCGGGTGGCTCGGTGACCCCCCTGGAAGAGATTCTGGACCGCTTTGGCATCAGCGCAAGCCAATTAAGCGATCTGCGCCAGCAGCTCTTTAACCAGTTGGAGAACGTAGCCACCAGCGCCTTACCGATTGTCACCGGTGTCTTCGAGGGTATCCTCGACATCGTCATTGTGATGGTGCTGAGCATTTACCTGCTCATCGACGGTGAGCATGCTGTGCGCTGGTTAAGGCGTGGTGTGCCGACGCGGCAGCGAGCGCGAACCCGTTTCTTTCTGGATACAGTCGAGCGAGTGGTTGGGGGGTATATCCGTGGTCAGCTCCTGCTCTCGGCCCTGGTAGGGGTGCTGGTTGGCCTGGGAATGTTCATCCTACA
This genomic interval from Thermogemmatispora onikobensis contains the following:
- a CDS encoding AI-2E family transporter, which translates into the protein MRSAARWTRRRDIPLAILAWMALGVLALWGISHIAHSLLMLVIAALLAYAIAPAVRLLERFMPRLVAILLVYLVVLGGLSVLLYFVITTTIAQILSLAHYVQQMLTPRPGGSVTPLEEILDRFGISASQLSDLRQQLFNQLENVATSALPIVTGVFEGILDIVIVMVLSIYLLIDGEHAVRWLRRGVPTRQRARTRFFLDTVERVVGGYIRGQLLLSALVGVLVGLGMFILQVPYAVLLGVLAFLLEFIPVLGTLTSGAVCVLIALSQGWLTAVLVLAYFIGVHIVEGDVIGPRIVGRAVGLHPVVSLFALLAGAELFGVIGAIFAAPLAGMLQALLVAIWQEWRSLNPEQFEEPPVPLPALTSFPVKAEVSGPGVSTVSMGGQGVSGAASAASGAGASSAQGGPVEVPPAPSASDHHLL